In Candidatus Flexicrinis affinis, the following are encoded in one genomic region:
- a CDS encoding FAD:protein FMN transferase: protein MSQSSGISRRQFIRITASAGLLIAGGAGVGLLKGLGTGQRVSETRMLMGSIAHLDVVSDDPVYAREAIVAALDTMSALEDVFSRFRPASQLSRLNADGVLRRPHPAFVDVLSTAVRFGDLTGGAFDVTIEPVLRVYREAALAGTLPDLVAVAAARERVDYRRIRVAAGEIRLTAPGMAVTLDGIAKGYIIDAGTAVLKRLGFDHVMVEVGGDLQTVSSAGRDPWRIEIQRPRPASPQMYARLDGRAIATSGDYQYTFSSDLRAHHIVDPHSGVSPDELAGASVIAPTACEADALSTALMVMGAREGLVLAGTLPDVDALVISKLGTVAYSPGFPLG from the coding sequence ATGAGTCAGTCCAGCGGCATTTCGAGACGACAGTTCATCCGCATCACGGCGTCGGCGGGCCTGCTGATCGCCGGCGGCGCGGGTGTCGGCCTGCTCAAGGGGCTTGGCACCGGTCAGCGCGTCTCGGAAACCCGGATGCTGATGGGCAGCATCGCGCACCTCGACGTCGTCAGCGACGACCCCGTCTATGCGCGCGAAGCGATCGTCGCCGCGTTGGATACGATGTCGGCGCTGGAAGACGTCTTCAGCCGCTTCCGCCCGGCCAGCCAGCTCAGCCGGTTGAACGCAGACGGTGTGCTGCGCAGGCCGCATCCCGCCTTTGTCGACGTCCTCTCAACCGCCGTCCGCTTCGGCGATCTGACGGGCGGGGCGTTCGACGTCACCATCGAGCCGGTGCTGCGGGTCTACCGCGAGGCGGCGTTGGCCGGCACATTGCCCGACCTCGTCGCGGTTGCTGCCGCACGGGAACGGGTCGACTATCGGCGGATCCGCGTCGCGGCCGGTGAGATACGCCTCACCGCGCCGGGCATGGCGGTCACGCTGGACGGCATCGCCAAGGGCTACATCATCGACGCCGGGACGGCAGTGCTCAAGCGCCTCGGGTTCGATCATGTGATGGTCGAGGTCGGCGGCGACTTGCAGACCGTAAGTTCGGCGGGGCGCGACCCGTGGCGTATCGAGATTCAACGGCCCCGGCCCGCCAGCCCGCAGATGTACGCCCGTCTGGACGGCCGCGCAATCGCAACGTCGGGGGATTACCAGTATACTTTTAGCAGCGACCTCCGCGCGCATCACATCGTCGATCCGCACAGCGGCGTGTCGCCGGATGAACTCGCAGGCGCGAGCGTCATTGCGCCGACCGCGTGCGAGGCCGACGCGCTGTCCACAGCGCTTATGGTCATGGGGGCTCGGGAAGGGCTGGTGTTGGCCGGCACGCTTCCCGATGTAGATGCCTTGGTTATTTCGAAACTTGGGACTGTAGCCTATTCGCCCGGTTTTCCGCTGGGCTGA
- a CDS encoding FMN-binding protein, whose protein sequence is MAKSAARSIQDQRNRQKRRQGIATLSAFAILVIAWLIGQLSATAAVPLDVYVGDVLPGADRIELGEGGLFTGYAGDEIVGYAMAGTASGYGGPMVMLVGTDPDGAITAVTMINHGETPNFLAQLDRAGYYDQFTGASYSDTLLLGEDIDGVSGATLSSEAVAQAIRLAVRGIAANAIPGAEIPPDVRPIHFGAPEITLIALFVVSFFLHRLKHRPSLKRIGRWAVLLTGLIVIGFIFNKPWTLSNVVTLISGWWPDWQTNLYWFILVGGIITVTLIQGKNPYCSWFCPFGAAQEVLGTISGAKAYQPRQIYNKLRWVQRALSFTAIALGLAMRQPGAVSYEPFGTLFDLQGSWPQWVLLILILFGSLVIYRPFCNYLCPLDPVVDYIGEVRRWMRNAWNRRSQAVSTSSTAS, encoded by the coding sequence ATGGCTAAGTCAGCCGCCCGTTCTATCCAAGATCAGCGCAATCGTCAGAAGCGTCGGCAGGGAATCGCGACGCTGTCCGCGTTTGCGATCCTCGTGATCGCGTGGCTGATCGGCCAGTTGAGCGCGACCGCCGCCGTGCCGCTTGACGTGTACGTCGGCGACGTGCTGCCGGGCGCCGACCGCATCGAGCTTGGGGAGGGCGGGCTGTTCACCGGCTATGCCGGCGACGAAATCGTCGGTTACGCCATGGCCGGCACCGCCAGCGGCTACGGCGGGCCGATGGTCATGCTGGTCGGAACCGACCCGGACGGCGCCATCACCGCCGTGACGATGATCAACCACGGCGAAACGCCCAACTTCCTCGCCCAGCTTGACCGTGCTGGCTACTACGACCAGTTCACCGGCGCCAGCTACAGCGATACGCTCCTGCTTGGCGAGGACATCGACGGCGTGAGCGGGGCGACCCTGTCGTCCGAAGCGGTCGCGCAAGCGATCCGGCTTGCCGTCCGCGGGATCGCCGCCAACGCGATACCCGGCGCGGAAATCCCGCCCGACGTCCGGCCGATCCACTTCGGCGCGCCGGAAATCACGCTGATCGCGCTGTTCGTCGTCAGCTTCTTTCTGCACCGCTTGAAGCATCGCCCCAGCCTGAAACGCATCGGCCGTTGGGCCGTGCTGCTGACCGGGCTGATCGTCATTGGCTTCATCTTCAACAAGCCGTGGACGCTCTCGAACGTAGTGACGTTGATCTCGGGCTGGTGGCCGGACTGGCAGACCAACTTGTACTGGTTCATCCTCGTCGGCGGGATCATCACGGTCACGCTGATTCAAGGCAAGAACCCGTACTGTTCGTGGTTTTGTCCATTCGGGGCCGCGCAGGAAGTACTCGGCACTATTAGCGGGGCGAAAGCCTATCAGCCGCGCCAGATCTATAACAAGCTGCGTTGGGTGCAGCGCGCGCTGTCATTCACTGCGATTGCCCTCGGCCTCGCGATGCGGCAGCCCGGGGCGGTCAGCTACGAGCCATTCGGCACGCTGTTCGATCTGCAAGGCTCGTGGCCGCAGTGGGTGCTGTTGATCCTGATCCTGTTCGGATCGCTCGTCATCTATCGGCCGTTCTGTAACTACCTGTGCCCGCTCGACCCGGTGGTCGACTACATTGGCGAAGTTCGCCGCTGGATGAGGAACGCATGGAACCGAAGAAGCCAAGCGGTTTCGACGTCAAGCACGGCCTCCTGA
- a CDS encoding reductive dehalogenase, with the protein MPSSLNRREFLRDMGLLGAATAGATMLGPIAELGESWGDKPGLLERPAWVREIELPTVEVDWSAIYRFDERNTVRRGWSKYLDEQEFAAVQDLSSRSIYERSKAGQRGYSIRDIALYRASGIGATQSFLGPTNVLPPSETGLTPWEGTPEENSEMIRAALRAFGAATVGFVELDENTEKLIYSFDPDGKEVVISEEHELPEETETQRIIPKSARWVITWTIQMSQEGMTRSPTPVGAATTAMTYAINRAVQSRLQGFLRGIGYYGLGEAETNALGIAPAFGALAGLGEMSRLNRLVTPEYGPMARVFKMITNLPLAPTKPINAGIMNFCKSCMTCATYCPSGSLSTAPEPSYETQGGWNRGGVKTWYENSLTCRNYWAEVGTNCGICFSVCPFSVKDRALIHQMVKGVVGTTTIFNSALASLSRTVYSPGPIDEPQKDPEEWWTLDLPEFGVDSTQGHRDNYRG; encoded by the coding sequence ATGCCATCAAGTTTGAACAGACGTGAGTTTTTGAGGGATATGGGCTTGCTGGGAGCGGCCACCGCCGGCGCGACCATGCTCGGCCCGATCGCCGAACTTGGCGAAAGTTGGGGCGACAAACCCGGGCTGCTCGAACGCCCGGCGTGGGTTCGCGAAATCGAACTGCCGACGGTCGAAGTCGACTGGTCGGCCATTTACCGCTTTGACGAACGGAACACCGTCCGCCGCGGTTGGAGCAAGTATCTGGACGAGCAGGAGTTCGCAGCGGTTCAGGACCTGAGCTCGCGCAGCATTTACGAACGGTCGAAGGCCGGCCAGCGCGGTTACTCGATCCGCGACATCGCGCTGTACCGCGCCAGCGGCATCGGTGCGACGCAGTCCTTCCTCGGCCCGACCAACGTGCTGCCGCCGAGCGAGACCGGCCTCACCCCATGGGAAGGCACCCCGGAAGAGAACTCGGAGATGATCCGCGCCGCGCTGCGGGCCTTTGGTGCCGCGACGGTCGGCTTCGTCGAACTGGACGAGAACACCGAAAAGTTGATCTACTCGTTCGACCCGGACGGCAAGGAAGTCGTCATCAGCGAAGAGCACGAACTGCCGGAAGAGACCGAGACACAGCGCATCATCCCGAAATCGGCGCGCTGGGTCATCACGTGGACGATCCAGATGTCGCAGGAAGGCATGACGCGCAGCCCAACCCCGGTCGGCGCGGCGACGACCGCCATGACTTACGCGATCAATCGCGCCGTGCAAAGCCGCCTGCAGGGCTTCCTGCGCGGCATCGGCTACTACGGGCTGGGCGAAGCCGAAACCAATGCGCTCGGTATTGCGCCGGCGTTCGGCGCGCTGGCCGGGCTAGGCGAAATGTCGCGCTTGAACCGCCTCGTGACCCCGGAATACGGTCCAATGGCCCGTGTCTTCAAGATGATCACGAACCTGCCGCTTGCCCCCACCAAGCCCATCAACGCAGGCATCATGAACTTCTGCAAGTCGTGCATGACGTGCGCGACCTACTGCCCGTCCGGCTCGCTCAGCACCGCGCCCGAACCCTCCTACGAGACTCAGGGCGGCTGGAACCGCGGCGGCGTCAAGACGTGGTACGAAAACTCGCTGACCTGCCGCAACTACTGGGCCGAAGTCGGGACCAACTGCGGTATCTGCTTCTCGGTCTGCCCGTTCTCGGTCAAGGATCGTGCCCTCATCCACCAGATGGTCAAGGGCGTCGTTGGAACGACCACCATCTTCAACAGTGCGCTCGCCAGCTTGAGCCGTACGGTCTACAGCCCCGGCCCGATCGACGAACCGCAGAAGGATCCGGAAGAATGGTGGACGCTTGATCTACCGGAATTCGGTGTCGACTCGACTCAGGGCCACCGCGACAACTACCGCGGGTAA
- a CDS encoding zinc ribbon domain-containing protein gives MAVYDYLCKSCKATFQVRKPMAEANAAESCPECQSQDTQRLISLVAIFSNSSDGQKRAVAAGPSCAGCGLAATGCSTCRPR, from the coding sequence ATGGCAGTTTACGACTACCTCTGCAAAAGCTGCAAGGCGACGTTCCAAGTGCGCAAACCGATGGCGGAAGCCAACGCCGCGGAAAGCTGCCCGGAATGCCAGTCGCAAGACACCCAGCGGCTGATCAGCCTTGTGGCGATCTTTTCGAACAGCTCAGATGGGCAAAAGCGGGCCGTCGCGGCCGGCCCGTCGTGTGCTGGATGCGGTCTTGCTGCGACAGGCTGTAGCACCTGCAGACCGCGCTGA
- a CDS encoding RNA polymerase subunit sigma-70 — MRSNEFDSYNRSTRNNERLRMSVSGHDRAEFGALTERYRREIHVHCYRMMGALHDAEDMVQETFLKAWRRRETLERPEAARAWLYKVATNTCLDALRKRPRRYVPATREDASDPAGPIPADVHEPIWLEPYPDDLLAGGDPDPEEIALSRERIRLAFIAALQLLPPRQRAAVILQDALDWQAREIADLLDTTVSAVKSALHRARTTLAARADLSAPLDEPTAEQLAAYVQAWETADVDGLIALLRDDARFSMPPIPSWYAGREAIRTLVARTVFAGEAHSRWRIIPARANGQPAFGLYRQTAPGEYAAYGIQVLTVVDGRIADITTFRAAGLMTAFGLSERVGTDD, encoded by the coding sequence ATGCGGTCGAATGAATTCGATTCGTATAATCGGAGCACACGAAACAACGAAAGGCTGCGTATGTCCGTGAGCGGGCACGACCGCGCTGAATTCGGCGCACTGACCGAACGGTACCGGCGCGAGATTCACGTCCACTGCTACCGCATGATGGGCGCGCTGCACGACGCCGAGGACATGGTGCAGGAGACATTCCTCAAGGCATGGCGCCGCCGCGAAACGCTCGAACGGCCGGAGGCCGCGCGCGCGTGGCTGTACAAAGTCGCGACCAACACCTGCCTCGACGCGCTGAGGAAGCGCCCGCGCCGCTATGTGCCGGCCACGCGCGAGGACGCGTCGGACCCCGCCGGCCCGATCCCCGCCGACGTGCACGAGCCGATCTGGCTTGAGCCGTACCCCGACGATCTGCTGGCCGGCGGAGACCCTGACCCCGAAGAGATCGCGCTTTCCCGCGAGCGTATTCGCCTTGCGTTTATCGCCGCGCTGCAACTGCTGCCGCCGCGCCAGCGCGCCGCCGTGATTCTGCAGGACGCGCTTGACTGGCAGGCACGCGAGATCGCCGATCTGCTCGATACGACCGTATCGGCGGTGAAGAGCGCGCTGCACCGCGCCCGTACGACGCTGGCCGCCCGCGCGGACCTCTCCGCCCCGTTGGACGAGCCGACCGCCGAGCAGCTTGCCGCCTACGTGCAGGCGTGGGAGACCGCCGACGTCGACGGATTGATCGCCTTACTGCGCGACGACGCGCGCTTTAGCATGCCGCCGATCCCGTCGTGGTACGCAGGCCGCGAGGCGATCCGCACGCTGGTGGCGCGCACCGTGTTCGCCGGCGAGGCGCACAGTCGCTGGCGGATCATCCCGGCCCGGGCCAACGGTCAGCCGGCGTTCGGGCTGTACCGTCAGACCGCCCCCGGCGAGTACGCCGCTTACGGGATACAGGTGCTGACCGTAGTGGATGGCCGCATCGCCGACATCACGACCTTCCGCGCGGCGGGGCTGATGACGGCGTTCGGGTTGAGCGAACGCGTGGGAACGGACGATTGA
- the typA gene encoding translational GTPase TypA, protein MKTTRNDIRNIAIIAHVDHGKTTLVDGMLKQSKVFRDANAAAGAGERILDSNALERERGITILAKNTAVTWHDTKINIVDTPGHADFGGEVERVLNMVDGALLLIDAVEGPMPQTRFVLRKALALGLRVIVVINKVDRPHARLDEALNDTFDLFIELGATDEQADFPVVYAIGLEGRAGYTADTLTDDLTPLFETIVKHVPAPEIDADTPARLLVTTLDYDNFKGQIAVGRLRSGTLRKGQTAVRIQPNGHRTTGRIEYLFTFHNLARTEVSEVSAGDIVALAGFDQVYISDTLGAPEVNEGLPPISVEEPTVRMTFGVNTSPFAGKEGKTGLGTSRRLRERLFNEVRQNVALRVADGDQPDRFIVSGRGELHLGILIETMRREGYEFEVSKPEVIFHSDEDSGEVLEPVEDVHIEVADDSTGVVFEMMGARRGEMLDMYSENGTTYITYRAPTRFLLGLQSQFMRATSGMGQLHTLFYDYLPLVQALPPHRQFGSLVADQGGTTTAYALVGLQQRGTFFVDPGTDVYEGMVIGEHIRPEDLSMNITRAKHLTNFRAKPSETTAGLVPPRRMSLDDFIEFMDDDELLEVTPESLRLRKRILNTELRMKTEKAKRKLVEA, encoded by the coding sequence GTGAAAACCACCCGGAACGATATCCGCAACATCGCCATCATCGCGCATGTCGATCATGGCAAGACGACGCTGGTCGACGGCATGCTCAAGCAGTCCAAGGTTTTCCGCGACGCCAACGCCGCCGCCGGCGCGGGCGAGCGTATCCTCGACAGCAACGCGCTCGAGCGCGAGCGCGGCATCACGATTCTGGCCAAGAACACGGCCGTGACGTGGCACGACACCAAGATCAACATTGTCGACACGCCGGGCCACGCCGACTTCGGCGGCGAGGTCGAGCGCGTGCTGAACATGGTCGACGGCGCCCTGCTGCTGATCGACGCGGTCGAAGGCCCGATGCCGCAGACCCGCTTCGTGCTGCGCAAGGCGCTGGCGCTCGGCCTGCGCGTGATCGTCGTGATCAACAAGGTTGACCGTCCGCACGCCCGGCTTGACGAGGCGCTTAACGACACGTTTGACCTGTTCATCGAACTGGGCGCCACCGACGAGCAGGCCGACTTTCCGGTCGTCTACGCCATCGGCCTCGAAGGCCGGGCCGGATACACGGCCGACACGCTGACCGACGACCTGACGCCGCTGTTCGAGACGATCGTCAAGCATGTGCCGGCGCCGGAGATCGACGCCGATACGCCCGCGCGCCTGCTGGTGACGACGCTCGACTACGACAACTTCAAAGGCCAGATCGCCGTCGGACGCCTACGTTCCGGCACGCTGCGCAAGGGCCAGACCGCCGTGCGCATCCAGCCCAACGGCCACCGCACGACCGGCCGCATCGAGTACCTGTTCACGTTCCATAACCTCGCCCGGACGGAAGTCAGCGAGGTGTCCGCTGGCGACATCGTGGCGTTGGCCGGGTTCGATCAGGTGTACATCAGCGATACGCTGGGCGCGCCAGAAGTCAATGAGGGCCTGCCGCCGATCAGCGTGGAAGAGCCGACCGTACGGATGACGTTCGGCGTCAACACCTCGCCGTTCGCCGGCAAGGAAGGCAAGACCGGCCTCGGCACGTCGCGCCGCCTGCGCGAGCGCCTGTTCAACGAAGTGCGCCAGAACGTCGCGCTCCGAGTCGCGGACGGCGATCAGCCCGACCGCTTTATCGTCAGCGGGCGCGGCGAACTGCACCTCGGCATCCTGATCGAAACGATGCGCCGCGAGGGTTACGAATTCGAGGTCAGCAAGCCCGAGGTCATCTTCCACAGTGACGAGGATTCCGGCGAAGTGCTGGAACCGGTCGAAGACGTGCACATCGAGGTCGCCGACGACTCGACCGGCGTGGTGTTCGAGATGATGGGCGCGCGCCGCGGTGAAATGCTCGACATGTACAGCGAGAACGGCACGACGTACATCACGTACCGTGCGCCGACCCGTTTCCTGCTCGGCTTGCAGAGCCAGTTCATGCGCGCGACCAGCGGCATGGGCCAGCTTCATACCCTGTTCTACGACTATCTGCCGCTGGTGCAGGCGCTCCCGCCGCACCGCCAGTTCGGCAGCTTGGTGGCCGATCAAGGCGGCACGACAACCGCCTATGCGCTGGTCGGCTTGCAGCAGCGCGGCACGTTCTTCGTCGACCCCGGCACGGATGTCTACGAAGGCATGGTCATCGGCGAGCACATCCGGCCCGAAGACCTGAGCATGAACATCACGCGCGCCAAGCACCTGACCAACTTCCGCGCCAAGCCCAGCGAGACGACCGCCGGCCTCGTTCCGCCGCGCCGCATGAGCCTCGATGACTTCATCGAGTTCATGGACGACGACGAGCTGCTCGAGGTCACGCCGGAGAGCCTGCGCCTGCGCAAGCGCATCCTGAACACCGAACTGCGCATGAAGACCGAAAAGGCCAAGCGCAAGTTGGTGGAAGCGTAA
- a CDS encoding acetylxylan esterase, giving the protein MPFFDFPREQLDSYRPALTAPADFDAFWADTLAETRRHPLNAEFVRVDAALSRVDVYDVTFSGYGGQRIKGWYVRPAGVDGPLPCVVEYIGYGGGRGLPHNWLMWASAGCAHLVMDTRGQGSAWSHGDTPDLPDGANPFYPGFMTQGIQSPKTYYYRRTMTDAARAVEAALSRADVDASRVAVTGGSQGGGLAIAAAALMADAVQLCMPDVPFLCNFGRAVGLTDAMPYGEIVNYLKIHRIYDDRVFQTLAYFDGMNFAPRITAECLFSTALMDQICPPSTVFAAYNHVQTPKQIRVYPYNQHEGGADLHAGEKLRFARGKWGL; this is encoded by the coding sequence ATGCCATTCTTCGATTTTCCCCGTGAACAGCTCGACAGCTACCGCCCTGCCCTCACCGCGCCGGCCGACTTCGACGCTTTTTGGGCGGACACGCTGGCAGAAACCCGGCGGCATCCCCTCAATGCCGAATTCGTCCGCGTCGATGCCGCGCTCAGCCGGGTCGACGTGTACGACGTGACGTTCTCCGGCTACGGCGGCCAGCGGATCAAGGGGTGGTACGTGCGCCCCGCCGGCGTCGATGGCCCGCTGCCGTGCGTAGTCGAGTATATCGGTTACGGCGGCGGGCGCGGACTGCCGCACAACTGGTTGATGTGGGCCAGCGCCGGATGCGCGCATCTGGTGATGGACACGCGCGGACAGGGCAGCGCGTGGAGCCACGGCGATACGCCCGATCTGCCGGACGGCGCCAATCCGTTCTACCCCGGCTTTATGACGCAGGGCATCCAATCGCCCAAAACGTACTACTACCGCCGTACGATGACCGATGCCGCTCGCGCGGTCGAGGCCGCGCTCAGCCGCGCCGATGTCGATGCGAGCAGGGTCGCTGTCACAGGCGGCAGTCAAGGCGGCGGGCTCGCGATCGCCGCGGCCGCGCTCATGGCCGATGCCGTCCAGTTGTGCATGCCGGACGTACCGTTTTTGTGCAACTTCGGGCGCGCAGTCGGTCTGACGGACGCAATGCCCTATGGGGAGATCGTGAACTACCTCAAGATCCACCGCATCTACGACGACCGTGTGTTCCAGACGCTGGCGTATTTCGACGGTATGAACTTCGCGCCGCGCATCACCGCCGAATGCCTGTTCAGCACCGCGTTGATGGATCAAATCTGTCCGCCGTCGACGGTGTTTGCGGCCTACAACCACGTGCAGACACCGAAGCAGATCCGGGTCTATCCATACAACCAGCACGAAGGCGGCGCCGACCTGCACGCCGGCGAGAAACTCCGCTTCGCCCGCGGTAAGTGGGGGCTGTAG
- a CDS encoding S8 family serine peptidase encodes MKASSSRIQLAGVALLLAVMVMSVALPAAAQAPRPMRHVQGDAAVRGEAVADVDLSRSVVQADGRVQVIVTLAGTPAVADYIAAGGRGNHAAALGTASIREAQLRADQNVFAAGASSLGATVVNSSAFLVNTVTVAVAPDQVAALQRLPGVVSVHANRIIERADTTSVPLIGAPDVWENDGFDGAGVVVGVADTGIDYIHTHFGGSGDYNDNPDTTNSADSAFFPAAAPAAYGAPKVVGGYDYVGDGYDASTPGMTTPVPDDDPIDCAEALGGGHGSHVAGSAAGYGVVQATGATYTGPMDTSYYGSFPNPTATLRIGPGVAPGASLVALRIFGCNGSVGTDVLLDAIEDAVTGSYPTSVAAAQVPVDVLNMSLGSSYGGALHDDPLAVAQDAATAAGMIIVDSAGNSGNVPLITGAPGAANSVISVSSSLDTSAVGDVVLYHNTGLGSPGQYPGAAAAFNNGLAVPLTGDLVVAQPLDGCTALTNAAEVAGNVVLIQRGVCGFVIKGNNGFAAGASGVIVYNNQGDGLVTMAADGINPLFNLPAYFIGQTNGTTLKDSYDDAIANTTALPSVTFDFGTPTVFATETVDTLSSFSSRGGIVRSTGDLTLKPNVTAPGNTITSARSGTGDGLYVISGTSMASPHVAGFAALLREKFPVAPVSAIKAMIMNTANNDIFAGPASLPPQHVGTGRVDAVDAFDAEVIAYATDNPANVALSFGYPHVLTGTTYSNTKSVTIQNLSANAYTFDLSYVVRSDHPLVDVTVTPSTIAVAGNTTVTFDVEFEAALDGAGTNINTYAPAAGSTRRCRKKRASC; translated from the coding sequence ATGAAAGCAAGTAGTTCCCGTATTCAGCTGGCGGGTGTCGCCCTCCTCTTGGCCGTGATGGTCATGAGCGTGGCACTGCCGGCCGCCGCACAGGCCCCACGGCCGATGCGGCACGTACAGGGCGACGCTGCCGTCCGCGGTGAAGCCGTGGCCGACGTCGACCTCTCTCGCTCGGTGGTTCAGGCGGACGGCCGCGTACAGGTCATCGTTACGCTGGCTGGCACGCCGGCGGTGGCCGATTACATCGCCGCAGGTGGCCGCGGCAACCACGCAGCCGCGCTCGGCACGGCCAGCATCCGTGAGGCGCAGCTCCGCGCCGATCAGAACGTGTTTGCGGCCGGCGCCAGCAGCCTCGGCGCGACGGTTGTCAACAGCAGCGCGTTCCTCGTCAACACGGTAACGGTCGCCGTGGCGCCCGATCAGGTCGCTGCGCTCCAGCGCCTGCCCGGTGTGGTCAGCGTGCATGCGAACCGCATCATCGAACGTGCCGACACCACGAGCGTCCCGTTGATCGGTGCGCCGGACGTGTGGGAAAACGACGGCTTTGACGGTGCCGGCGTTGTCGTCGGTGTCGCAGACACCGGTATCGACTACATCCACACGCACTTCGGCGGCAGTGGCGACTACAACGACAACCCGGACACCACCAACAGCGCCGACTCTGCCTTCTTCCCGGCTGCAGCCCCGGCCGCATACGGCGCTCCGAAGGTCGTGGGCGGTTACGACTATGTCGGTGATGGGTATGATGCGTCGACCCCTGGCATGACTACGCCTGTACCGGATGACGATCCGATCGATTGCGCCGAGGCCCTCGGTGGCGGTCACGGTTCGCACGTGGCCGGATCGGCCGCCGGTTACGGCGTCGTTCAGGCGACCGGCGCAACCTACACCGGCCCGATGGACACGTCCTACTACGGCAGCTTCCCGAACCCGACCGCCACGCTGCGGATCGGCCCGGGCGTGGCCCCCGGCGCTTCGCTGGTCGCGCTGCGTATCTTCGGCTGCAACGGCTCGGTCGGCACGGACGTGCTGCTCGACGCCATCGAAGACGCCGTGACCGGCAGCTATCCGACCAGTGTCGCGGCGGCGCAGGTCCCGGTTGACGTGCTCAACATGTCGCTGGGCAGCAGCTACGGTGGCGCCCTGCATGACGATCCGTTGGCCGTGGCGCAGGATGCCGCGACTGCCGCGGGCATGATCATCGTCGACTCGGCCGGCAACAGCGGCAACGTCCCGCTCATCACCGGCGCCCCGGGTGCGGCCAACAGCGTTATCAGCGTCTCCAGCTCGCTCGATACCTCGGCGGTTGGCGACGTGGTGCTGTACCACAACACGGGCCTCGGCTCGCCGGGACAGTACCCCGGCGCGGCAGCGGCCTTTAACAACGGCCTGGCCGTCCCGCTTACCGGCGATCTGGTCGTCGCGCAGCCGCTTGACGGCTGTACGGCGCTCACCAACGCCGCCGAAGTCGCCGGCAACGTGGTGCTGATCCAGCGCGGTGTTTGCGGCTTCGTTATCAAGGGCAACAATGGCTTCGCCGCTGGCGCTTCGGGCGTGATCGTGTACAACAATCAGGGTGACGGATTGGTCACCATGGCGGCGGATGGAATCAACCCGTTGTTCAACCTGCCGGCTTACTTCATCGGCCAGACCAACGGCACGACGCTGAAGGATTCCTACGACGACGCAATTGCTAACACGACCGCGCTGCCGTCGGTCACCTTCGACTTCGGCACGCCGACCGTGTTCGCGACGGAGACGGTCGACACGCTGTCGTCGTTCAGCTCGCGCGGCGGTATCGTCCGCAGCACGGGCGACTTGACGCTGAAGCCGAACGTAACTGCCCCGGGCAATACCATCACCTCGGCCCGTTCCGGCACCGGTGATGGTCTGTACGTCATCAGCGGTACGTCGATGGCGTCGCCGCATGTCGCCGGCTTTGCCGCGCTGCTGCGCGAGAAGTTCCCGGTGGCCCCGGTCAGCGCCATCAAGGCGATGATCATGAACACGGCCAACAACGACATTTTTGCTGGCCCGGCCAGCCTGCCGCCGCAGCACGTCGGCACAGGCCGTGTGGACGCAGTTGATGCGTTCGACGCCGAAGTGATCGCTTACGCGACCGACAACCCGGCGAACGTCGCGCTGTCGTTCGGCTATCCGCACGTTCTGACTGGCACGACCTACAGCAATACCAAGTCGGTCACGATCCAGAACCTGAGCGCCAACGCGTACACGTTCGATCTGTCGTACGTGGTGCGCTCGGATCATCCGCTGGTTGACGTCACGGTTACCCCGAGCACAATCGCGGTCGCCGGCAACACGACGGTC